The genomic region AGCAGCGGCTTGAGGCCGGCCTGGATCTGGTCGGGAGTGAACTTGCCGTTCGGCTCGCCCGGTGTGTGCCACGGGTGCACGTTCCACGGCATGATGTATTCCGGCCGCAGGCCCAGCTTCCACTGGAGGCCCAGCATACGGGCGGCGGCATCGTCGTCGCCCGGCACGATGAAGCCGGTGGGCGATGCCGTGCCGATGTTGGAGAAGAGGCTGATGATGCGGCATTCGTCGACGTCGTGCGCGGGGTCGACGTACGGCACCTGGGTGCCCGGCTTGGCGCTCTGCAACGTGTCGCAGAGCTCATTGACAGCGGCAACGTTGGGCTCGTAACGGCGCCTCAAAAGCTGTTCATGGAAGGATTCGGTAGCCAGGGCTGTCATATGGTGCTGTGTCTCCTGCATGTGGGTCGCGCCGCCGCGCCGCAGGCCGGCACGCCGCAGGCATGCCGAGTGCGGCGTGGTGTGAAATGAGATGTGGACCGGTGCTTGACCGATCCTCCCCAGTTTAGCAAGGCGTCCGAAACCGTGAGGCCCCGCCCCTGCCCGACTCCGTGGCAGAGTCGCGCAGGAGAGGGCCCGCAGGACCGCCAATGAGGGCTAAATCACCTCCAGAGCCGTTTAGTGGCCAGGCGTGCGCCCTCCCCGAGAGCTTCAAGTTTCGCGACGGCGATCTGCGGGTGGACACGGCCGCCGAGGCCGCAGTCGGTGGAGGCGATCACGCTCTCGCGTCCGACGAGCCTGGCGAAGCGTTCGATCCGGTCCGCCACAAGTTCCGGATGCTCCACGACGTTCGTGGCGTGCGAGACAACACCCGGAATGATGACCTTGCCCTCGGGAAGCTTGGTGTTTTCCCACACACGCCATTCGTGCTCGTGCCGGACGTTGGCTGCCTCGAACGAGTAGCCGCCCGCGTTGACCTGCAGGACGGAGCTGATGATGTCGGCAAACGGGATGTCGGTGGTGTGGGGGCCGTGCCAGGATCCCCAGCAGACATGCAGCCGAATCTGCTCCTCGGGCAGGTCGCGGAGGGCCCAGTTGGTGGCCTCGACCCGGAGCTGGATGAAGTTGAGGTAGTCCTCCAGGCTGGGCTCCGGGTTGATCTGGTCCCAGCTCTCCGCCAGCGACGGGTCATCGAGCTGGACGGTCAGTCCGGCGTCGATGATTGCCTTGTATTCCTCGCGCATGGCGTCGGCGCAGGCGTAGACCAGTTCCTCTTCCGTCTTGTAGTACTCGTTGGCCACCCGTGCGCAGGAGCCGGGGGACAGCGACGCGACGAATCCCTCGGTGAGGGCGGCTGCCTGCAGGCCGGTCTTGAGGTTGGTGACGTCTGAGGCCACGAGGTCTTGCCCGGTGTAGGTCAGCGGGCCGGCGATCTTGGGCTGTGCCACGCTCTTGCGGTGGGCGAGGATCCCGGAGGAGGGGTCGTTGTAGGCATCGTTGAACTTCTGCCGGTCCCGGCGGTCAGGGAAGGAGGTCAGGACGATGTTGCCCGGCGTGGAACGGTGCACCTCGGCATCGGCCCAGCGGTCCACGTTGGTGGGCTCGAGGCCGCCGAGGCGGGCGAACGAGTAGTTCCACCAGGCGCCGTAATCCACGCTGTTGGACATGGCGTGCCCGTATTCACCGTCGTTGGGAATGTCGATGCCCAGGTCCTTTTGGCGTTGGACGATGTCCACCACCGAGGTCTGCAGCAGGTCCAGGAACTCCGGCGTGATGCCGTCGGCTTCCTTGGCTTCGTTGGCGGCGATGAGCTCCGGGCTGCGGGGCAGGGACCCGGCGTGGGTGACGCGGATGTGGTCGGTGTTCAGTGACAAGGCAGGATTTCCTTTCCATCGGTCCTGGCGGTAGCACCTTTACGGACGGCAGGGCGCACGGGGCGCTACCCTTCGGTGGCAAGGTTGCTGCGGCATCAGCGATCCAGGTCTCTCGGCCGCTCGGGATGGTTCACTCTCACTTAAGTCCCCAGACGGAGATAGTGGCAAATCACAGGCGCAATGTGTCGCCTGAATCTGCCGCACGGGCGAAATACCAAAAGCCATACTTTTGTCACCCATCCGCTAAACTTGGGTGGTAAGAGCCCCGGAACTCTTGCGTCCTTTCCCCGGTCAGCGCCGCGGGTTCGGGCGACGAATTCGGGGCATTCTCATGAACGGCGCCGACCTCCGGTTGAAGCACCTCGGTGATCCAGCCGGGCTAGGCCCGAACGAATGGGGGAGGATCCCATGCCAGCAATCGTGATCGTCGGAGCCCAGTGGGGCGACGAAGGAAAAGGTAAGGCCACCGACCTGCTTGGCGGCCGCGTCGACTACGTAGTGAAGCCGAACGGCGGCAACAACGCCGGGCACACCGTCGTCGTAGGCGGTGAGAAGTATGAGCTCAAGCTCCTTCCGGCCGGCATCCTCAGCCCCAACGCCGTCCCCATCATCGGCAACGGCTGCGTCGTCAACCTTGAGGCACTTTTCCAGGAAATCGACGGCCTCGAAGCCCGCGGCGCGGACACCTCCAAGCTGCGTGTCTCCGCCAACGCACACCTCGTGGCCCCGTACCACCAGGTGCTGGACAAGGTCACCGAACGCTTCCTTGGCAGCCGCGCCATCGGCACCACCGGCCGCGGCATCGGGCCCACCTACATGGACAAGGTTGCCCGCCTGGGAATCCGCGTCCAGGACGTCTTCGATGAGTCGATCCTGCGCCAGAAGGTGGAAGGCTCGCTGCGCCAGAAGAACGAGCTTCTGGTCAAGATCTACAACCGCCGCAGCATCGAGGTGGACGAAGTGGTCAACTACTTCCTCTCCTTCGCCGACCGGCTGCGCCCCCTGGTCATCGACAGTACACTCGTGCTGAACGCCGCCCTTGACGAGGGCAAGGTGGTGCTCATGGAGGGCGGCCAGGCCACGTTCCTCGACGTCGACCACGGCACCTACCCTTTCGTGACGTCCTCCAACCCCACCGCCGGCGGCGCCTCGGTGGGCTCGGGCATCGGCCCCACCCGCATCTCGCGCTCCATCGGCATCATCAAGGCATACACCACCCGCGTCGGCGCAGGCCCGTTCCCCACGGAACTCTTCGACGAGATGGGCATGTACCTGCAGAAGACCGGCGGAGAATTCGGCGTCAACACCGGACGCCCGCGCCGCTGCGGGTGGTATGACGCCGTCCTGGCCCGCCACGCGTCCCGCGTGAACGGCTTCACCGACTACTTCGTCACCAAGCTTGACGTCCTCACCGGCATCGAGCAGATCCCGGTGTGCGTGGCCTACGACGTCGACGGCGTCCGGCACGACGAGATGCCCATGACCCAGACGGAGTTCCACCACGCGAAGCCCATCTTCGAGTACTTCGAAGGCTGGACCGAGGACATCACCGGGGCCCGCACGCTGGCGGACCTGCCCGAGAACGCCCGCAACTACGTGCTGGCCCTCGAGAAGCTGTCCGGCACCCGCTTCTCCGCGATCGGCGTGGGACCGGACCGCGACCAGACCATCGTGGTCAACGACCTGATCAACGACTGACGCCGGAAGCGTCCGGCAACAACAGCCCAGGCAAGCAGTTCCTGACGGCGGCGGGTCACCTTATGGTGGCCCGCCGCCGTCGTTATTCCGTTTCCTTTTGGCTCGGGAGCGCGCCCGTCTGAAAAAAGTTTCCGCGACCGCGTAACCTGCCGGCCCGCCGCTGCGATTACGTATATGTAAGCGCCGGGCCGGGGGTTGTCCCCCATCGGCTTCCGGCCCGGCCTTCAATCAACCAAAGGACTTTTTTCTGATGAAGAGTGTTAGCAAGACCACCAAGATTGCTGTCGGCGCCGCCATCCTCGCTGTTGGAGGCTTCTCCAGCATCGGACTGGCCAACGCCGCCCAGGTATCCAGCTCGCAGCATGCACAGGTGACCCCCGCTACGCCAGCCACGCCGGCCGTTCCTGCCACCCCCGAGGTCCCGGCTGTGCCCGCCGTCCCGGCCGCCCCGGCAACGCCGACGGTTCCGGCCGTCCCGTCCGCCAAGGCCAAGGCTGCCGGCGAAGCTGCGGACGCAGCCGACGCCGCAGTGGAAGCTGACAAGGACAACGCCGCCGCAAACGCCAACGTCTCCGCCGGGGACAAGGCTGCCGGTGCCGACGTGACTGCAGCAATCCCCGCCACTCCCGCTGTTCCCGGTGGCGCCGGTGTTCCGGCCACGCCGGCCGTTCCCGCCACCCCGGCTGTGCCGGACGTTACGGACCACGTCGCCAAGCCGGCCGCGCCGTCCGTCGCTGCAGACGCTGATGTCAAGGCTGACGCTGCTGCGGACCTGCCTGCCGGCAAGTAGTACACAGCAGGCGAAACAGGCGTTCTCCGAATAGGGGCGTGAGGTGTGCGGCGGTTAGGCTTACTACCGCCGCACACCTGCAGTATAGGGAAGGACAGCTCCTTGGCAGCTCAGCTGACCGATGACGAATTGTCAGCAGCCCTTTCTGGCGACCCCTCCGGCTTCAGCGCTGTCTACAGCGTCATTTCCCCCGCCGTCCTGGGCTATTTCCGGGCCCGCGGAGTGGACGACGCCGAAGCCCTCACACAGGACGTCTTCGTGGATGTCCTCCCCAAGCTCAGCAATGTCAGGGGCGGTCACTCCGGGCTGCGGACATTCATCTTCTCCGTGGCGCACGCCCGGCTCGTGGACTACCGGCGCCGGTCCGCGAGAACACCGCAGCTCACCGAATTCGATCCACTTCTGGACGAGCGGCGGTCTGGTTCCGCCGAGGACGAGGTCCTCGGTTCGCTGGGCGGAATAACTTCCGCACTTGCCATGCTCAACGACGACCAGCGGGAAGTGCTGGTCCTGCGGATCGTCGCGGACCTTTCGGTCGAACAGGTGGCCGGCATCATGGACAAGACTCCCGGGGCCATCAAACAGCTCCAGCGCCGCGGGCTCATCGCCCTTCGCGAACTCGTCAAGGAAAAGGACCACGCAGCATCATGAGTGTCACGCCCGCAGGCCGCGAAGAAGGAGAGATCCAGGCGATCCTCCTGGATTCCGGGCTCGAAGACGACGCCGATCTCCGCAGGTCCCTCCAAGAACTGCGTGGGCTCGCCCAGGACCCTGCACCCCAGCCCCGCGCGGATCTCGCCGCGCTGCTCGCTGACGGGGCATCCGCTTCGGGCGTACCCGCCCAGGGCGAAACCCCTCAAAGCGCTTCCATGCGGCGCGCATCCAACGTCGCCAGCCTCGAACTGCACCGCCGCAACCGGCAACGCAGGATGGGCATCGTGGTGGGCGCCGCGGTGGTCGGTGCCATGGGCCTTGGAGCTGGCGCCGTCGCAGCCTCCAGCGAGGACTTCCGCAACAGCGTAAGCCACACCGTGGTGCGGATCTTCCAGCCCACCAGCCAGACAACCGCGCCGATGCCGGTGCCCACATCGCCCGCCGGCATTCCGGCGGCCCCCGCGCCGACGGTTGCTGCACCCAAACCGTCGGTCACGGGAACGGCCGCTTCGTCGGCCCCCGCGACGCCGGCCCAGACGGATCCGGCTTCCTCAAATGGTTCGTCGAACTCATCCGCAGCGAACGGTTCATCAGGTTCCCGTGGAGCGACGAAGAGCCAGACTCCGGCGCCCGCCAGGCCCAGCCAGCTGCCCACGGTCCCGGGAACGGGTGTGGCTCCCAAGCTTCCGGCCAAGCCGCTGCCGGCGGTGCCCACGGTGCCCGGCGGCATGCCGACCGTCCCGGCCAAGCCGGTCCCCGGCACGCCCTAAGGAAGCCTAAAAAGGAGCGGCGCCGGACGCCTAACCGGGCGGCCAAAAAAGGTTATAAAAAGTTTTGGAATCAGCGTAGCCCTTTCGGGTTCCCCGTCGATTACCCAAGTGAGAGTGCTGCCGGGCTGGAAATTGTCCCCCATCAAATTCCAGCCCGGCATTTTTATGCCGTCGGCGCGGCCGGCTGGCTGCTAGGCCAGGACCTGCCGCTTCGAGGAGATAACCCCCGTGACGAAGCCGGCAAGGTGCGGGCCGCCGTGGAAGCGGGCGTGCTCGACGGTGCTTCTGCGGCTGTAATATTCCGTTGACCGCGGCCTCGGTAGCTGTGCGGCATTCAAATATTCGGAAAATAACGCCAAATCACCGCAGGAGTAGAGTTGAGGCATGGCTCACGAAAATGATCCGGGGGTTATTGACCGACTCATGCGAACGAAGGGCACCTGGGCCATTGTCGGCCTGACCCGGAATGAGTGGCGCTCGGCATACGACGTCTCGCTGTATGTCCGGGACCGCATGGGCATGGAGATCATCCCCATAAACCTGCCGGGCGACGACGTGCACGGGGAGAAGGGCTACCGGAGCCTCGCCGAGATCCCGGCGTCAAAGCACCCTATCGACGTCGTGGACTGTTTCGTCAATTCGCAGAAGGTGGGGGCTGTCATCGACCAGGCCATCGCTGTCGGCGCCAAGGCGGTGTGGCTGCAGCTGGGCGTGTTCGACGACGCCGCCGTCGAACGCGCAAAGGCCGCCGGGCTAGACGTCGTGGTGGACTCGTGCCCCGCGCGCGAAGGCTGGCGCGTAGGCATTTAGCCTGTTCAGGGCCTCATCAGTTCAGGGTAGTGACGTTCGGTGACGTCCGGGTGGGCACGCATCCGGCCCTTGAGCATGTTCAGGCCGAACGAGGCGAGCATCGGGTTGGACGGGTCGTCCGAGATGCCGCGCGCCTGCGCCTTCAGTTCTGCCGGGAGGGGTACCGGATCGATCACCGCGTCGAGCCGGGGTGACCAGAAGAACGGGACGGAGTAACGGTCCACACCGGGTGGCGGCGCCTTGACCCGGTGGATGGTGGCCGCCAGATAGCCCTCGGTGGCCACTTCCAGCATTTCGCCGAGGTTCACGACCAGCGCTTCAGGGGTGGGCTCCACAGGGGCCCACCCGCTCGCGCCCGGCGGCAGCACTTCAAGCCCGCCCACCTCATCCTGGAGCAGGAGGGTCACAAATCCGTAGTCCGCGTGGGAGCCCACTCCCTGGTCGCCCGCCGCTTCCACCACTCCGCCGACGTAATGGACCAGCTTCCCCATCCAGGCCGGAGTATCCCTGAACGGCTCATCGAAATAGTCCTCCGGCTGCTGGAGGGACACAGCGATGGCCCGCATGAGCTCCGCCCCCACCTCGGACATGAGCTCCGCCCAGGCCATGGCCGCCTGCTTCAGCTCCGGCATCGACTCGTCCGGCCAGAGGTTGTGGCCTTGGAGGAGCCAGTACGGCTGCTCGGGGGGATAGTCCTTCACAGGCTCCCGGTCGGGTGAGTAGTCGATCTGCTCGCGCGCGTCCGCCCTTCCCTGCGTGACCTCAGTGCCCATCCGGGTGTAGCCACGGAAATGCGGTGACAGCCGGTTGTCGAGCTTCATGCGTTCTTCGAGGGGCAGGTCGAAAAAGCGCCTGATCGTCGCGAGCAGCTCCTTGGCCTGGCCGGGGGCACCGCCGTAGCCGATGACCTGGAAGAAACCGATGCGGTGCGTGGCATCGCGGAGCGCCTCAATGAACTCCGGATTGAACGAACCGTCGGCCCGGCGTGCGGAGCCGAGATCCAGTACAGGTATGGTCTCCCGGGCAGCTGCCATGTTCGCAGACTAGCACCGCCCGGAAAGGGTTTGTAGGCTCGCAGCATGGACCCAGCCGAACTGAGAAAAATCTGCCTGTCGTTTCCGGGCACCTTCGAGGATTTCCCGTTCGGTCCCGAAACGTCGGTGTTCAAGGTCAGGGCGGCCGTGTCCGGCGGGGCAAAGCAGGAGGCCAAGATGTTCGCGGCGTCCGCGATGGATCCTGACGACTGGTCGGTGAGCCTCAAGTGCGAGCCTGCCCTGGCCGAACAGCTCCGGGCCGTGCACCCGGAAATCACCGGCGCGTGGCACATGAACAAGACGCACTGGAACGGCGTCCGCCTGGACGGGGCCCTGCCTGACGACATGGTCCGGGACATGGTGGAGGACTCCTACGACCTTGTGGTTGCCTCGCTGAGCCGGAAACAGCGGGAGCAGCTTGGCTGGGCCAGGCTGGCGGGCAATGAGTGAGAAGCGCCTGGCCCGGGGTGCCCTCAACTATTCGGAGATCGGTGCCACCGAGCACGGCGGGTCTCCGGCGGGCTACCGCCGTGTGGCGTCCCGCACCTATCTCGGTGAGGGGGCAGAGGTCTACTTCCGGGTGGCCCAGGGGATCCTGGCTTGGGAACTGCAGCGGCGGTCTGGCCTGCGGGTCCGGACCGAGTCCGGCGTCGCTGTTCCCGGCGCACGCGTGGTGAGCGGATTCGGCGTCGGGCCCTTCCGACTCAACGTTCCCTGTGAAGTGGTGTGGGTGCACCGCCCTGTTCCGGGCCGAGGACCGCAGTCCGCCGGCTTCGGCTACGGCTCCCTGCCGGGCCATCCGGTACGCGGTGAGGAGTCGTTCGAGGCTGAGATTGATGCCCAGGGCCGGGTCTACCTCAACATCACCGCATTCAGCCGGCCGTCCAACTGGTTCTACGCTGCGGGCGGCGCGCTTGCCCGCCGCGCGCAGCGTCTCATGACTTCCCGTTACATTGAGGGTGCACGCCAACTCGCCGCAGGTGAAAGCTGATCAGGAGAGGTACATGCTGGACCAAAAGAGCCTTGACCTTTTATGGAACTTTGAGGATCCGAAGCTGTCGGAGCAGCGTTTCCGGGATGCGCTCGCCGACCCCCGGTACGACGCCGACGAGCGCGCCGAACTCGCCACGCAGCTGGGGCGGGCCATCGGGCTCCATGGCCGCTTCGAAGAGGCTGACGCGCTGCTCGACGCGATCGACGGGGACGAGCCGACGGTAGGTGTCCGGATACTGCTGGAGCGCGGGCGGGTTCTGAACTCGAGCGGGCACGCGGCCATGGCGGTGCCCCTGTTTGAGCAGGCCGCCGAGCTCGGCGACCATCTTGGCGAGGAGTTCCTTGCGGTGGACGCGCTGCACATGCTGGCCATAGCCGACTCCGCCCACGCCGAGCTCTGGACCCGCAGTGCGCTGGAGTACGCCTCCACCGTCCACGACGAGCGCACCAAGCGCTGGATGGTGGCCCTGCACAACAACCTGGGCTGGACGCTGCATGCTGCGGGCCGGCTCACCGAGGCGCTCGTGGAGTTCCAGCTGGCTGAGCAGTGGGCGGAACGCGTCGGAACCCCGGCCCAGCAGAAGTACGCCCGCGAGGCCATCGAGGAGTGCGAGCAGGCGCTGGCCGCCCACTGAGTGCACGCCCACGACGGCACACTTGAAGAATTGGCTCGTTCGAGCCGACCCGCCCAGGAACGGAAGGAAACCCGTGATTTTCATCGTCGTTAAGTTCAAGGTCAAGCCGGACTGGTCCGACAAGTGGCTCGGCCTCGTGGCCGACTTCACCGAGGCCACCCGCCAGGAGCCGGGCAACCTTTGGTTCGACTGGTCCCGCAGCGTGGACGACCCCAACGAGTTCGTCCTCGTTGAAGCGTTCAAGGACGATGCCGCCGGCGACCACGTCAACAGCGCTCACTTCGAGAAGGCCATGGCGGACATGCCGCAGGCCCTCGCCGAGACCCCGCGCATCATCAGCCGCCAGCTCGACGGTGAAGGCTGGGAAAGGATGGGCGAACTCACGGTCTAAGCCCCTGTCGCTAGCATTAACGTCATGTGGATCGGCTGGATCGAGTTCGACATCCTCCTCGGCGACGTGCACAGCCTCAAGGAAAAGCGGTCCGTCGTGCGGCCGCTCCTGGCCGAGGTGAAACGGCGCTATGAGGTCTCCGTGGCCGAGGTGGGGGACCACGAGCAGTACCGCCGCACGAGGATCGGCGCCGGTCTGGTCGCCGCCGACCGCGCGCACCTCGTGGAGGTGCTCACCGCCGTCGAACGCTTCGTGGCCTTCCGCCCCGAACTGGAGCTGCTGAGCGCCCGGCAGCGGGAGATCCACAGCGAGGATTAACCCATGGATTGCTCCGTACCTGGCCTTTTGGCCATCCGAAACGGCGGGTACGGAGCAATCGATGGAGTCTGTGGATAACTCCTGCGGCGCCGTGGCTCTTTCTGTTCTTATGTAGCCATGAAGACCCCACGCCCATTGCCGAACAAATTCCAGGACAGGCCCTTCACCGTTGGTGAGGCCGGCCGCGCGGGCATCACCTCAAAGCGACTCCGGCACCGCTCGCTCACAGCGTTGGGCCGGGGTATCCGTGCAGAAGGCCCGACGGCGGAACTCGCCTTGGCTGTCAGGGTGCGTCCCTTCATCGAGATCAATGAGCGGTGCGCCGCATCGCACCTCACGGCTGCGGAGCTCCTCAACCTGCCGCGACGACGGCAGAAGGAAGCGTCCGATATGTTCGACATCATCAGGCCCGAGGGGGCAGCCCATCTAAACCGGCCGCACGTCGTCGTGCACCGGATGAAGCTCTACGACGACGAAGTCACGGTTGTTGACGGCATCCCCGTCACCACGCCGGAACGTACGTGGCTAGATCTCGCCGAAATGCTGAGCGTGGATGAGCTTGTTGTGGCGGGGGACGGCTGTGTGCGTGTTCCGCGCCTGGAGCTTGAAGGCCGCGACCAGCCGTTATGTGCGCTGCCGGATCTGCAACGCATGATTGACCGGCACAAGGGGAAGCGGGGGCTGCGCAAGGCCAAGGAGGCCGTCAGGCTCATCCGAGTTGGTTCGGACTCACCGCAGGAGACTCTGCTTCGGCTGGCGCTGGTGCGCTCGGGGCTTCCGGAGCCGGCGCTGAACGTGCCGATATTTTCCGAAGACGGCAGGCGTCACCATGAGCCGGATCTGTCCTACAAGCAGTACCGCATCGGCATCGAGTATGAAGGGGAACAGCACGGTGACGAGCTGCAGATCGTCCGGGACATCGCGCGATCGGAACGGTACTCTGCTCTGGGCTGGACGGAAGTCCGGATATCCAAGCGCCACACGGTCAACGATGCCAAGGCCGCGGTTGCCAAGGTCCGCAACGCGCTGGTCCAAGCCGGCTGGCGGCCCGGCCGTTAGGCAACGACCGCTCCGTAACTGCCGTTCTGACGGGTCAAAAGGGCAGTTACGGAGCAATCGACGGGGTTGGAGCTTAGCCGAAGTACTTCGGCAGGGTGGCCTCGTGGGCTTCGCGGAGGGCGTCCAGCGAGAGGGTGTCCACGCCGTTGATCTCCAGCTGTCCGCTGGCTGCGTCCACCACGCCGATGCGGAGGTGCTCGAAGCCGCGGGCGGTGCACATGTCCTTGAAGCGGACTTCCTCGGAGCGCGGAACGCTGACGACCGCGCGGCCCTGGGTCTCGGAGAACAGCGCCGTGAAGAGGTCAACGCCGTCGCGGTCCAGGACATCCTGCAATGCGATCCGGGCACCCACGCCGTAGCGCAGCGCCGATTCCACGAGGGCCGCGGCAAGGCCGCCTTCGGAGAGGTCGTGGGCCGAGTCCACCATGCCGTCGCGGGACGCGTTGATCAGTATCTCGCCCAGCGCGCGTTCGGCCTCGAGGTCAACCTTCGGAGGCAGGCCGCCGAGGTGGCCGCGCAGGTTGGACCATTCCGAGCCGTCCAGCTCGGCAGCCGTGGTGCCCAGCAGGTAGATGGCGGCGCCGTCTTCCCGCCAGCCCGACGGCGTGCGGCGGGCGACGTCGTCGAGCTTGCCCAGCACTGCCACCACGGGGGAGGGGTGGATCGGCGTGGTGCCGGTCTGGTTGTACAGCGAGACGTTGCCGCCGGTCACCGGGATGCCCAGCACCATGCAGGCGTCGGAGAGGCCGCGGATGGCTTCGGCCAGCTGCCACATGACGTCCGGGTCCTCGGGGGAACCGAAGTTCAGGCAGTCGCTGACGGCCATCGGCACGGCGCCGGAGGTGGCCACGTTGCGGTAGGCCTCTGCCAGTGCCAGCTGGGCGCCGTGGTACGGGTCCAGGTAGGTGTAGCGGCCGTTGGCGTCGGTGGCAAGGGCCACGCCCAGGCCGGATTCCTCGTCCACCCGGACCACGCCGGCGTCGTCCGGGAACGCCATGGCGGTGTTGCCGCCGACGTACCGGTCGTACTGGTTGGTGATCCAGGACTTGTCGCACATGTTCGGCGAGGCAACGAGCTCGGTGACGGCTGCGGCCAGCTCCGCCGGGGCGGAGGGGCGGCCGGCGTCCTGCGCGGAACCGGTGAACTGATCGGCCTGGACGGCGTCCTGCCACTCCGGGCGGGCGAACGGGCGGTCGTAGACCGGGCCGTCGTGGGCCACGGTGCGCGGGTCGACGTCGACAATGACTTCGCCTTCCCACGTGATGATCAGGCGGCCGCTGTCGGTCACCTCACCCAGCCAGGCGTACTCCACGGCCCACTTGTCCATGACGGCTTCGAAGGCCTCGACGTTCTCCGGCGTCACCACGGCCATCATGCGTTCCTGGGACTCGGACATCAGGATCTCGCCAGGAGTCAGGGTGGGGTCGCGCAGCAGGACAGAGGTGAGTTCGACGTTCATGCCGCCGTCGCCGTTGGAGGCGAGTTCGGACGTGGCGCAGGAGATGCCTGCGGCGCCGAGGTCCTGGATACCTTCAACCAGCGAGCCCTTGAACAGTTCAAGGCAGCACTCGATCAGGACCTTCTCGGCGAACGGGTCGCCCACCTGGACGGCAGGCCGCTTGGACGGCTTGGTGTCGTCGAAGGACTCTGAGGCGAGCACGGAGGCGCCGCCGATGCCGTCGCCGCCGGTGCGTGCACCGAACAGCACCACCTTGTTGCCCTTGCCGGAGGCGTTGGCCAGGCGGATGTCCTCGTGGCGCATCACGCCCACGGCCA from Arthrobacter globiformis harbors:
- a CDS encoding uracil-DNA glycosylase; this encodes MTALATESFHEQLLRRRYEPNVAAVNELCDTLQSAKPGTQVPYVDPAHDVDECRIISLFSNIGTASPTGFIVPGDDDAAARMLGLQWKLGLRPEYIMPWNVHPWHTPGEPNGKFTPDQIQAGLKPLLKVLALVPRASVIVAHGTEANRLAGLLLKTEVPLLWRRGLKTYKVRSLSGRSFAGSPERQKQYLDEMQVAYADAMARTGLQKSPS
- a CDS encoding cobalamin-independent methionine synthase II family protein, with amino-acid sequence MSLNTDHIRVTHAGSLPRSPELIAANEAKEADGITPEFLDLLQTSVVDIVQRQKDLGIDIPNDGEYGHAMSNSVDYGAWWNYSFARLGGLEPTNVDRWADAEVHRSTPGNIVLTSFPDRRDRQKFNDAYNDPSSGILAHRKSVAQPKIAGPLTYTGQDLVASDVTNLKTGLQAAALTEGFVASLSPGSCARVANEYYKTEEELVYACADAMREEYKAIIDAGLTVQLDDPSLAESWDQINPEPSLEDYLNFIQLRVEATNWALRDLPEEQIRLHVCWGSWHGPHTTDIPFADIISSVLQVNAGGYSFEAANVRHEHEWRVWENTKLPEGKVIIPGVVSHATNVVEHPELVADRIERFARLVGRESVIASTDCGLGGRVHPQIAVAKLEALGEGARLATKRLWR
- a CDS encoding adenylosuccinate synthase — its product is MPAIVIVGAQWGDEGKGKATDLLGGRVDYVVKPNGGNNAGHTVVVGGEKYELKLLPAGILSPNAVPIIGNGCVVNLEALFQEIDGLEARGADTSKLRVSANAHLVAPYHQVLDKVTERFLGSRAIGTTGRGIGPTYMDKVARLGIRVQDVFDESILRQKVEGSLRQKNELLVKIYNRRSIEVDEVVNYFLSFADRLRPLVIDSTLVLNAALDEGKVVLMEGGQATFLDVDHGTYPFVTSSNPTAGGASVGSGIGPTRISRSIGIIKAYTTRVGAGPFPTELFDEMGMYLQKTGGEFGVNTGRPRRCGWYDAVLARHASRVNGFTDYFVTKLDVLTGIEQIPVCVAYDVDGVRHDEMPMTQTEFHHAKPIFEYFEGWTEDITGARTLADLPENARNYVLALEKLSGTRFSAIGVGPDRDQTIVVNDLIND
- a CDS encoding RNA polymerase sigma factor; its protein translation is MAAQLTDDELSAALSGDPSGFSAVYSVISPAVLGYFRARGVDDAEALTQDVFVDVLPKLSNVRGGHSGLRTFIFSVAHARLVDYRRRSARTPQLTEFDPLLDERRSGSAEDEVLGSLGGITSALAMLNDDQREVLVLRIVADLSVEQVAGIMDKTPGAIKQLQRRGLIALRELVKEKDHAAS
- a CDS encoding CoA-binding protein, translating into MAHENDPGVIDRLMRTKGTWAIVGLTRNEWRSAYDVSLYVRDRMGMEIIPINLPGDDVHGEKGYRSLAEIPASKHPIDVVDCFVNSQKVGAVIDQAIAVGAKAVWLQLGVFDDAAVERAKAAGLDVVVDSCPAREGWRVGI
- a CDS encoding isopenicillin N synthase family dioxygenase encodes the protein MAAARETIPVLDLGSARRADGSFNPEFIEALRDATHRIGFFQVIGYGGAPGQAKELLATIRRFFDLPLEERMKLDNRLSPHFRGYTRMGTEVTQGRADAREQIDYSPDREPVKDYPPEQPYWLLQGHNLWPDESMPELKQAAMAWAELMSEVGAELMRAIAVSLQQPEDYFDEPFRDTPAWMGKLVHYVGGVVEAAGDQGVGSHADYGFVTLLLQDEVGGLEVLPPGASGWAPVEPTPEALVVNLGEMLEVATEGYLAATIHRVKAPPPGVDRYSVPFFWSPRLDAVIDPVPLPAELKAQARGISDDPSNPMLASFGLNMLKGRMRAHPDVTERHYPELMRP
- a CDS encoding MmcQ/YjbR family DNA-binding protein, with protein sequence MDPAELRKICLSFPGTFEDFPFGPETSVFKVRAAVSGGAKQEAKMFAASAMDPDDWSVSLKCEPALAEQLRAVHPEITGAWHMNKTHWNGVRLDGALPDDMVRDMVEDSYDLVVASLSRKQREQLGWARLAGNE
- a CDS encoding DUF1990 family protein, coding for MSEKRLARGALNYSEIGATEHGGSPAGYRRVASRTYLGEGAEVYFRVAQGILAWELQRRSGLRVRTESGVAVPGARVVSGFGVGPFRLNVPCEVVWVHRPVPGRGPQSAGFGYGSLPGHPVRGEESFEAEIDAQGRVYLNITAFSRPSNWFYAAGGALARRAQRLMTSRYIEGARQLAAGES
- a CDS encoding putative quinol monooxygenase, producing the protein MIFIVVKFKVKPDWSDKWLGLVADFTEATRQEPGNLWFDWSRSVDDPNEFVLVEAFKDDAAGDHVNSAHFEKAMADMPQALAETPRIISRQLDGEGWERMGELTV
- a CDS encoding DUF503 domain-containing protein, with product MWIGWIEFDILLGDVHSLKEKRSVVRPLLAEVKRRYEVSVAEVGDHEQYRRTRIGAGLVAADRAHLVEVLTAVERFVAFRPELELLSARQREIHSED